The following coding sequences are from one Arachis hypogaea cultivar Tifrunner chromosome 7, arahy.Tifrunner.gnm2.J5K5, whole genome shotgun sequence window:
- the LOC112702076 gene encoding oxygen-evolving enhancer protein 2, chloroplastic, with product MASTQCFLHHHALTTSTRASSQRQVVCTKPNHVVCKAQKQDYDDASASVSRRLALTVLIGSAAIASKVSPADAAYGEAANVFGKPKTNTDFLVYNGDGFKISIPSKWNPSKEVEYPGQILRYEDNFDSTSNLVVTVTPTDKKSITDYGSPEEFLSQVDYLLGKQAFFGETQAEGGFDANVVATANILESSTPVIDGKKYYFLSVLTRTADGDEGGKHQLIRATVKDGKLYICKAQAGDKRWFKGARRFVENAASSFSVA from the exons ATGGCTTCTACCCAATGTTTTTTGCACCACCATGCACTCACAACTTCAACAAGAGCCTCATCACAACGCCAAGTAGTGTGCACAAAGCCAAACCATGTTGTATGCAAGGCTCAGAAGCAAGATTATGATGATGCCTCAGCCTCAGTGTCTCGTAGGTTGGCTCTAACTGTTCTTATTGGTTCTGCTGCTATTGCTTCTAAGGTCTCACCTGCTGATGCTGCCTATGGAGAAGCTG CCAATGTGTTTGGAAAGCCAAAGACTAACACAGACTTCCTAGTATACAATGGCGACGGATTCAAAATTTCGATCCCTTCAAAGTGGAACCCGAGCAAAGAGGTCGAGTACCCGGGTCAAATTCTTAGATATGAGGACAACTTTGATTCAACCAGCAATTTGGTTGTCACAGTTACTCCAACTGATAAGAAGTCCATCACTGACTATGGTTCCCCTGAGGAGTTCCTTTCTCAG GTGGATTACTTGCTTGGGAAACAAGCTTTCTTTGGGGAGACTCAAGCTGAG GGTGGTTTCGACGCGAATGTTGTAGCCACAGCTAACATCTTAGAGAGTTCAACACCAGTGATTGATGGGAAAAAGTACTACTTTCTATCTGTCTTGACAAGGACTGCTGATGGAGACGAAGGCGGCAAGCATCAACTGATCAGAGCAACAGTTAAAGATGGAAAACTATACATCTGTAAGGCTCAAGCCGGAGACAAGAGGTGGTTCAAGGGAGCTAGAAGATTCGTTGAGAACGCCGCGAGTTCCTTCAGTGTTGCTTGA
- the LOC112702075 gene encoding oxygen-evolving enhancer protein 2, chloroplastic, whose protein sequence is MALTQCFLHQHALTTPTRASSQRQVVCTKPNQVVCKAQKQSHDDASVSVSRRLALTVLIGAAAVASKVSPADAAYGEAANVFGKPKTNTDFLAYAGDGFKVSIPSKWNPSKEVEYPGQILRYEDNFDSTSNLVVTVTPTDKKSITDYGSPEEFLSQVDYLLGKQAFFGETQAEGGFDANVVATANILESATPVIDGKQYYVLSVLTRTADGDEGGKHQLIRATVKDGKLYICKAQAGDKRWFKGARRFVEDSASSFSVA, encoded by the exons ATGGCTTTAACACAATGTTTCTTGCACCAACATGCACTTACTACTCCAACAAGAGCCTCATCACAACGCCAAGTAGTGTGCACAAAGCCAAACCAGGTTGTATGCAAAGCTCagaagcaatcacatgatgatgCTTCTGTCTCAGTGTCTCGTAGGTTGGCTCTAACTGTTCTCATTGGTGCTGCTGCTGTTGCATCTAAGGTCTCTCCTGCTGATGCTGCCTATGGAGAAGCTG CCAATGTGTTTGGAAAGCCGAAGACAAACACCGACTTCCTAGCATACGCCGGAGATGGATTCAAAGTATCAATTCCTTCAAAGTGGAATCCGAGCAAAGAGGTCGAGTACCCCGGTCAGATACTTAGATATGAAGACAACTTTGATTCAACCAGCAATTTGGTTGTCACAGTTACTCCAACTGATAAGAAATCCATCACTGATTATGGTTCCCCTGAGGAGTTCCTTTCTCAG GTTGATTACTTGCTTGGGAAGCAAGCTTTCTTTGGGGAAACTCAGGCTGAG GGTGGTTTCGACGCGAATGTTGTAGCCACGGCTAACATCTTAGAGAGTGCAACACCAGTGATTGATGGTAAACAATACTATGTTCTATCTGTCTTGACAAGGACTGCCGATGGAGACGAAGGCGGCAAGCACCAGCTGATCAGGGCAACTGTTAAAGACGGAAAATTATACATCTGCAAGGCTCAAGCCGGAGACAAGAGGTGGTTCAAGGGAGCTAGAAGATTCGTTGAGGACTCGGCGAGTTCCTTCAGTGTTGCTTAA